Proteins encoded by one window of Cinclus cinclus chromosome 14, bCinCin1.1, whole genome shotgun sequence:
- the LOC134049800 gene encoding protocadherin gamma-A5-like, with protein sequence MFSARRRWGRRQRALLWVILLAAGEAAWGQLRYSVPEEMPKGSFVGDVAKDLGLQLPALQDRGVHITERGRIQYFSLHGKTGHLVTAVRIDREQLCRLVEKCVLRCELIVEGEMQVYRIEIEITDINDNSPKFREVETELRMSETTAAGARFPLPRAHDNDTGLNSLQSYELSGDEHFSLAVQAGPGGDQRPELVLAKALDREEAAFHELVLRASDGGDPARTGTARIRVTVVDANDNAPVFSQAEYTVRVPEDVPVGSVLVTITATDADDGLNGLVKYAMKKATNMAPDIFHLDTETGAITLLRSLDFEEGNSYELELEAHDSGALFDTAIVTISITDVNDNAPELTVSSKLDEISEDAQPGTVVALLHVQDRDSGANGNVRCSLEKDVPFRLEKSFDDYYRVVTAGELDREQVSEYNVTVRAADGGSPSLQSSAVLALRVLDVNDNAPVFAEERYSARLAENNAAGALVLTVRATDADWGQNARVRYRLSEGRVRGAPLSSYVSVQAETGALYALRSLDYEQVRELRLWVRAEDGGAPALSGNVSVLLLIADENDNAPQVLYPPPAAAAWRGSGAARSVVELAPRSSPAGALVAKVVAVDADAGQNAWLSYELAKATEPGLFRVGPHSGEVRTARSPLARDAARHSLVVLVKDHGRPALSATATLSVVLAESVAELLAELGGAADEAAAPGEPAGSLTRWLVLAVAAVSCLFLAFLLLLLALRLRRWRRQQLLPPDSGASLRGVPVSHFVGIDGVRAFLQSYSHEVSLTADSRESRLRFSAAAACCDTLPARPLPDEPAPLLGDEDPAAALPVDPAAPSKFEISSQLSNGQRDVSFTLTTEI encoded by the exons ATGTTCTCGGCGAGGAGGCGCTGGGGCCGGCGGCAGcgagctctgctctgggtgaTCCTGCTGGCGGCGGGGGAGGCGGCGTGGGGGCAGCTGCGCTACTCGGTGCCCGAGGAGATGCCCAAGGGCTCGTTCGTGGGCGACGTGGCCAaggacctggggctgcagctgcccgCGCTCCAAGACCGCGGCGTCCACATTACAGAAAGAGGTAGGATACAATACTTCTCTCTGCATGGGAAGACGGGACATTTAGTGACTGCGGTGAGGATCGACAGAGAGCAGCTTTGCCGATTGGTGGAGAAATGCGTGCTGCGTTGTGAGCTGATAGTGGAGGGGGAAATGCAGGTTTACAGAATCGAAATAGAAATCACGGACATAAATGACAACTCTCCTAAATTCAGAGAGGTAGAAACGGAGCTGAGAATGAGTGAGACGACAGCCGCAGGGGCGAGATTTCCACTTCCTAGGGCTCATGACAACGATACGGGACTGAATTCCCTGCAGAGCTACGAGCTGAGCGGTGACGAGCACTTCTCGCTGGCCGTGCAGGCGGGCCCCGGCGGCGATCAGCGTCCCGAGCTGGTGCTGGCGAAGGCGCTGGACCGGGAGGAGGCGGCGTTTCACGAGCTGGTGCTGAGGGCGAGTGACGGCGGCGATCCGGCACGGACGGGCACGGCTCGGATCCGTGTTACAGTGGTGGATGcgaacgacaacgcgccggtGTTCAGCCAGGCGGAGTACACGGTGCGTGTGCCCGAGGACGTGCCCGTGGGCTCTGTCCTCGTCACCATCACGGCCACGGACGCTGACGACGGCTTGAATGGTCTCGTGAAATACGCTATGAAGAAAGCGACCAACATGGCACCGGATATTTTCCATCTGGATACTGAAACGGGAGCGATCACGCTGTTGCGGAGCCTGGATTTCGAGGAAGGCAATTCCTACGAATTGGAGCTGGAGGCACATGACAGCGGAGCTCTTTTCGACACAGCAATAGTCACGATCTCTATAACAGATGTGAACGACAATGCGCCCGAACTGACAGTATCATCAAAGCTGGACGAGATCTCGGAAGATGCCCAGCCGGGAACTGTTGTGGCCCTCCTGCACGTCCAGGACCGGGACTCGGGGGCCAACGGCAACGTGCGCTGCTCTCTTGAAAAGGACGTCCCATTCCGGCTGGAGAAATCTTTTGACGATTACTATCGCGTGGTGACAGCGGGCGAGCTGGACCGGGAGCAGGTGTCGGAGTACAACGTGACGGTGCGGGCGGCCGACGGCGGGTCGCCGTCGCTGCAGAGCAGCGCGGTGCTGGCGCTGCGGGTGCTGGAcgtgaacgacaacgcgccggtGTTCGCGGAGGAGCGCTACAGCGCGCGGCTGGCGGAGAACAACGCGGCGGGCGCGCTGGTGCTGACGGTGCGCGCGACGGACGCGGACTGGGGGCAGAACGCGCGCGTGCGCTACCGGCTGTCGGAGGGGCGGGTGCGGGGCGCGCCGCTGTCGTCGTACGTGTCGGTGCAGGCGGAGACGGGCGCGCTGTACGCGCTGCGCTCCTTGGACTACGAGCAGGTGCGCGAGCTGCGGCTGTGGGTGCGCGCGGAGGACGGCGGCGCGCCGGCGCTGAGCGGCAACGTGTCGGTGCTGCTGCTGATCGCGGACgagaacgacaacgcgccgcAGGTGCTGTACCCGCCGCCGGCCGCGGCGGCGTGGCGGGGCTCGGGCGCGGCGCGGTCGGTCGTGGAGCTGGCGCCGCGCTCGTCGCCGGCCGGCGCGCTGGTGGCCAAGGTGGTGGCGGTGGACGCGGACGCGGGTCAGAACGCGTGGCTGTCGTACGAGCTGGCCAAGGCCACGGAGCCGGGGCTGTTCCGCGTGGGGCCGCACAGCGGCGAGGTGCGCACGGCGCGCTCGCCGCTGGCCCGCGACGCGGCGCGCCACagcctggtggtgctggtgaaGGACCACGGGCGGCCGGCGCTGTCGGCCACGGCCACGCTGAGCGTGGTGCTGGCCGAGAGCGTGGCCGAGCTGCTGGCCGAGCTGGGCGGCGCGGCCGAcgaggcggcggcgccgggcgaGCCGGCCGGCAGCCTGACGCGCTGGCTCGTGCTGGCCGTGGCCGCCGTGTCCTGCCTCTTCCtcgccttcctgctgctgctgctggcgcTGCGCCTGCGCCGCTGGCGccgccagcagctgctgccgccCGACAGCGGCGCCTCCTTGCGCGGCGTGCCCGTCTCGCACTTCGTGGGCATCGACGGCGTGCGCGCCTTCCTGCAGTCCTACTCGCACGAGGTGTCGCTCACGGCCGACTCGCGCGAGAGCCGGCTGCGCTtctcggccgccgccgcctgctGCGACACCCTCCCGGCCCGCCCGCTGCCCGACGAGCCCGCGCCGCTGCTCGGGGACGAGGACCCTGCCGCCGCCCTTCCCGTCGATCCCGCCGCTCCCTCG aagTTTGAAATTTCTTCACAGCTCTCTAATGGCCAAAGAGATGTATCCTTCACCCTCACTACAGAGATCTAA
- the LOC134049801 gene encoding protocadherin gamma-B5-like translates to MAPSWCRLEGTLAEIGIEEMLLLVTYPWHEVKYEAGQMYFNYCTMQFEQLLLDHMNLRNVIAPDPGAAAPPGVAVGRRRAALEPPPPPPQRPAPAGCSLARRRPQRQRHRRQRQEAAESGGERRREAGSSGVRVRPERPRRAAFRRSVRCAARAAGRERRGSGGRQRRGELWRRRMAVRLGRRLGTGGGRALPAAVLLCLWWRAAAERVRYAIPEELGRGSLVGPLARDLGLSADELPARKLQVASGGKKQLKYFTVNEENGNMYVNERLDREEMCGAAATCSVSFEALVQNPLNIFHVEVDIQDVNDNAPRFLRNKFQLEINELTSPGARFHLGMAEDPDAGSNSLQGYELEANGYFTVEVKESPDGSKSAELVLRHALDRETEPGLRLMLIAKDGGDPPRTGTAQLWINVTDANDNPPVFAQERYRVTLREDTPPGSTVLNVSASDADEGTNAHITYGFGEMAAKVLQKFTVDAQRGTITLQEALDFEEARAFSLAVEATDGGGLVAHCKVEVEVLDVNDNTPVITILSLSSPVPEDAPVGTVVALLNVNDPDSGENGQVWCELSGEAPLSIVASAGGSYKVVTASALDREQASEHRVTVVARDRGRPALRSSRELALEVSDVNDNAPVFEEAAYSAYVAENNAAGALVLRVQARDADAGANGRVSYWLAGGSAGAAGAAPLVSVEARSGALYAQRSLDYEQCREFAVAVRAQDGGAPARSSTATVRVFVLDRNDNAPRVLWPAATAGGAAAAAPTAFEVVPRSAEAGYLVAKVVAVDADAGRNAWLSYELVQASEPALFRVGPHSGEVRTARAVSERDAAKQRVVAVVKDHGRPPLSATATLHVVLAESLQEALPELSERPAGAEEAAAAELQFYLVLALALLSALLVLSVALAVLARLRRAGPPAVLRCLGAQRFSVAGAAFPADFCEGTLPYSYNLCVAAPARAVPEASWPPPPPPPVPVLSAEELLGGESCEKQISSSSVAEGEVPTDPHAPQTLTLFRSVKREGGQRSVLQCREEAAGAAVDREEREEARSAAAPPAADPLDRLLAT, encoded by the exons ATGGCCCCATCCTGGTGCAGGTTAGAG GGAACACTTGCAGAGATAGGAATTGAAGAAATGCTCTTGCTTGTCACGTACCCATGGCACGAAGTGAAATATGAAGCAGG GCAAATGTACTTCAACTATTG TACAATGCAAtttgagcagctcctgctcgaTCACATGAACCTAAGAAATGTCATTGCACCTGACCC CGGCGCGGCGGCGCCTCCGGGTGTCGCTGTTGGCCGCCGCCGAGCGGCGctggagccgccgccgccgccgccgcagcgTCCTGCCCCCGCAGGCTGCTCGCTCGCCCGGCGCCGGCCACAGCGGCAGCGGCACCGGCGGCAGCGGCAAGAGGCGGCGGAAAGCGGCGGAGAGAGGCGGAGAGAGGCGGGCAGCAGCGGCGTCCGAGTGCGGCCCGAGCGGCCTCGCCGCGCTGCCTTTCGGCGATCCGTGCGGTGTGCGGCGAGAGCGGCCGGAAGGGAGCGGCGGGGCAGCGGCGGGAGGCAGCGGCGCGGCGAGCTGTGGCGGCGGAGAATGGCGGTGAGGCTCGGGCGGAGGCTCGGCACGGGCGGCGGGCGAGCGCTGCCGGCCGcggtgctgctgtgcctgtggtggCGGGCGGCGGCCGAGCGGGTCCGCTACGCCATCCCcgaggagctgggcagaggcTCGCTCGTGGGGCCGCTGGCGCGGGACCTGGGGCTCAGCGCGGACGAGCTGCCGGCGCGCAAGCTGCAGGTGGCGTCTGGCGGCAAGAAGCAGCTGAAATACTTCACGGTGAATGAGGAGAACGGGAACATGTACGTGAATGAGAGGCTGGATCGGGAGGAGATGTGCGGCGCAGCTGCGACCTGCTCCGTCAGCTTCGAGGCTTTAGTGCAGAACCCGCTGAATATTTTCCACGTCGAGGTGGACATCCAAGACGTGAATGACAACGCGCCGCGCTTTCTCAGAAACAAATTCCAGCTGGAAATCAACGAGTTGACTTCTCCCGGCGCCCGGTTTCACTTGGGCATGGCAGAGGATCCTGACGCGGGCAGTAACTCGCTACAGGGCTACGAGCTGGAGGCCAATGGGTACTTCACGGTGGAGGTGAAAGAGAGCCCAGACGGCAGCAAATCCGCGGAGCTGGTGCTGCGTCACGCATTGGACCGGGAGACCGAGCCAGGCCTGCGGCTAATGCTGATTGCGAAGGACGGCGGAGACCCGCCCCGGACCGGCACGGCCCAGCTCTGGATCAACGTCACCGACGCCAATGACAACCCACCCGTGTTCGCGCAGGAGCGGTACCGCGTCACCCTGCGGGAGGACACGCCTCCGGGATCGACGGTGCTGAACGTGTCTGCCTCCGATGCTGACGAGGGCACCAACGCCCACATCACCTACGGCTTCGGTGAAATGGCGGCCAAGGTGCTTCAGAAGTTCACGGTGGATGCGCAGAGAGGGACGATAACGCTGCAGGAGGCACTGGACTTCGAAGAGGCGCGGGCGTTCAGCCTGGCTGTGGAGGCGACTGATGGCGGTGGTTTGGTGGCACACTGCAAGGTGGAAGTGGAGGTGCTGGACGTGAACGATAATACGCCGGTGATCACAATTCTGTCCCTCTCGAGCCCCGTGCCCGAGGACGCGCCGGTGGGCACCGTGGTGGCTCTGCTGAACGTGAACGACCCAGACTCGGGGGAGAACGGTCAGGTGTGGTGCGAGCTGTCGGGCGAGGCGCCGCTGTCGATCGTGGCGTCGGCGGGCGGCTCGTACAAGGTGGTGACGGCGAGCGCGCTGGACCGCGAGCAGGCGTCCGAGCACCGCGTGACGGTGGTGGCCCGCGACCGGGGCAGGCCGGCGCTGcggagcagcagggagctggcgCTGGAGGTGTCGGAcgtgaacgacaacgcgccggtGTTCGAGGAGGCGGCGTACAGCGCGTACGTGGCGGAGAACAACGCGGCGGGCGCGCTGGTGCTGCGCGTGCAGGCGCGGGACGCGGACGCGGGCGCCAACGGGCGCGTGAGCTACTGGCTGGCGGGCGGCAGCGcgggcgcggcgggcgcggcgccgCTCGTGTCGGTGGAGGCGCGGAGCGGCGCGCTGTACGCGCAGCGCTCCTTGGACTACGAGCAGTGCCGCGAGTTCGCGGTGGCGGTGCGGGCGCAGGACGGCGGCGCGCCGGCGCGCAGCTCCACGGCCACGGTGCGCGTGTTCGTGCTGGACCGCAACGACAACGCGCCGCGGGTGCTGTGGCCGGCGGCGACAGCGGGAGGGGCCGCGGCGGCCGCCCCGACGGCGTTCGAGGTGGTGCCGCGCTCGGCCGAGGCCGGCTACCTGGTGGCCAAGGTGGTGGCGGTGGACGCGGACGCGGGGCGCAACGCGTGGCTGTCGTACGAGCTGGTGCAGGCGTCGGAGCCGGCGCTGTTCCGCGTGGGGCCGCACAGCGGCGAGGTGCGCACGGCGCGGGCCGTGTCCGAGCGGGACGCGGCCAAGCAGCGTGTGGTGGCCGTGGTGAAGGACCACGGGCGGCCGCCGCTGTCGGCCACGGCCACGCTGCACGTGGTGCTGGCCGAGAGCTTGCAGGAGGCGCTGCCGGAGCTGAGCGAGCGGCCGGCGggcgccgaggaggcggcggcggccgagctGCAGTTCTACCTGGTGCTGGCGCTGGCGCTGCTGTCGGCGCTCTTGGTGCTGAGCGTGGCTCTGGCCGTGCTGGCGCGGctgcgccgggccgggccgcccgCCGTGCTGCGCTGCCTGGGCGCGCAGCGCTTCTCGGTGGCCGGCGCCGCCTTCCCGGCCGACTTCTGCGAGGGCACCTTGCCCTACTCCTACAACCTGTGCGTGGCGGCGCCGGCCCGCGCCGTGCCCGAGGCCTCTtggcccccgccgccgccgccgccggtgCCCGTGCTGTCAGCGGAGGAGCTTCTGGGCGGCGAGTCCTGCGAGAAGCAGATCTCGAGCAGCAGCGTCGCCGAGGGCGAGGTGCCCACTGATCCCCACGCACCGCAG ACTCTGACACTGTTTCGATCCGTAAAAAG GGAGGGCGGGCAGCGCTCGGTGCTGCAGTGCCGGGAGGAGGCTGCGGGCGCCGCTGTTGACCGAGAGGAGCGAGAGGAAGCTCggagcgctgcagccccgccCGCTGCGGACCCGCTCGACCGGTTGCTGGCTACCTGA
- the LOC134049802 gene encoding protocadherin gamma-A12-like, which translates to MFSAGRRWGRRQRALLWVILLAAGEAAWGQLRYSVPEEMPKGSFVGDVAKDLGLQLPALRDRGFHIVERDRIQYFSLHGKTGHLLTAERIDREQLCEDLQQCVLRCELIVEGEMMIYAIEVEITDINDNPPSFREAEIELRMSETTAPQSRFALARAHDPDSGRNSLQSYELSGDEHFSLAVQAGPGGDQRPELVLAKALDREEAAFHELVLRASDGGDPARTGTARIRVTVVDANDNAPVFSQAEYTVRVPEDVPVGSVLVTVTATDADEGLNGQVKYSYEIVSVKATKVFHLEAETGAITLIRNLDFEEANSYELEVQVRDGGELSDTAKVVITVTDVNDNVPEISVRSAMREISEDAPSETVVAILYVQDRDSGRNGKVRCSLEGDVPFRLQSSHGGYYSVVTAGELDREQVSEYNVTVRAADGGSPSLQSSAVLALRVLDVNDNAPVFAEERYSARLAENNAAGALVLTVRATDADWGQNARVRYRLSEGRVRGAPLSSYVSVQAETGALYALRSLDYEQVRELRLWVRAEDGGAPALSGNVSVLLLIADENDNAPQVLYPPPAAAAWRGSGAARSVVELAPRSSPAGALVAKVVAVDADAGQNAWLSYELAKATEPGLFRVGPHSGEVRTARSPLARDAARHSLVVLVKDHGRPALSATATLSVVLAESVAELLAELGGAADEAAAPGEPAGSLTRWLVLAVAAVSCLFLAFLLLLLALRLRRWRRQQLLPPDSGASLRGVPVSHFVGIDGVRAFLQSYSHEVSLTADSRESRLRFSAAAACCDTLPARPLPDEPAPLLGDEDPAAALPVDPAAPSYKIF; encoded by the exons ATGTTCTCGGCGGGGAGGCGCTGGGGCCGGCGGCAGcgagctctgctctgggtgaTCCTGCTGGCGGCGGGGGAGGCGGCGTGGGGGCAGCTGCGCTACTCGGTGCCCGAGGAGATGCCCAAGGGCTCGTTCGTGGGCGACGTGGCCAaggacctggggctgcagctgccggCGCTCCGAGATCGCGGCTTCCACATTGTAGAAAGAGATAGGATTCAATACTTCTCTCTGCATGGGAAGACGGGACATTTACTGACTGCAGAGAGGATCGACAGAGAGCAGCTGTGCGAGGATTTGCAGCAATGTGTGCTGCGCTGTGAGCTGATAGTGGAGGGAGAAATGATGATTTATGCAATAGAAGTGGAAATCACAGACATCAACGACAATCCCCCCAGCTTTCGAGAGGCAGAAATTGAACTGAGAATGAGCGAGACGACAGCTCCGCAGTCACGGTTTGCCCTTGCCAGGGCTCATGATCCGGACTCAGGCAGGAATTCCCTGCAGAGCTACGAGCTGAGCGGTGACGAGCACTTCTCGCTGGCCGTGCAGGCGGGCCCCGGCGGCGATCAGCGTCCCGAGCTGGTGCTGGCGAAGGCGCTGGACCGGGAGGAGGCGGCGTTTCACGAGCTGGTGCTGAGGGCGAGTGACGGCGGCGATCCGGCACGGACGGGCACGGCTCGGATCCGTGTTACAGTGGTGGATGcgaacgacaacgcgccggtGTTCAGCCAGGCGGAGTACACGGTGCGTGTGCCCGAGGACGTGCCCGTGGGCTCTGTCCTCGTCACCGTTACGGCCACGGATGCCGACGAAGGTCTGAACGGGCAAGTGAAATATTCATATGAAATTGTTTCTGTGAAAGCAACAAAAGTATTCCATCTGGAGGCCGAAACGGGAGCGATCACTTTGATACGTAATTTAGACTTCGAGGAAGCTAACTCCTATGAACTGGAGGTACAGGTTCGAGACGGCGGGGAACTTTCAGACACAGCAAAAGTCGTTATCACTGTAACAGACGTCAACGACAATGTACCGGAGATTTCGGTGCGGTCGGCAATGAGAGAGATTTCGGAAGACGCCCCATCGGAGACTGTGGTAGCCATTCTGTACGTGCAGGACCGTGACTCGGGGAGAAATGGCAAGGTGCGCTGCTCGCTTGAAGGGGATGTCCCGTTCCGGCTGCAGAGCTCCCACGGCGGCTACTACAGCGTGGTGACAGCGGGCGAGCTGGACCGGGAGCAGGTGTCGGAGTACAACGTGACGGTGCGGGCGGCCGACGGCGGGTCGCCGTCGCTGCAGAGCAGCGCGGTGCTGGCGCTGCGGGTGCTGGAcgtgaacgacaacgcgccggtGTTCGCGGAGGAGCGCTACAGCGCGCGGCTGGCGGAGAACAACGCGGCGGGCGCGCTGGTGCTGACGGTGCGCGCGACGGACGCGGACTGGGGGCAGAACGCGCGCGTGCGCTACCGGCTGTCGGAGGGGCGGGTGCGGGGCGCGCCGCTGTCGTCGTACGTGTCGGTGCAGGCGGAGACGGGCGCGCTGTACGCGCTGCGCTCCTTGGACTACGAGCAGGTGCGCGAGCTGCGGCTGTGGGTGCGCGCGGAGGACGGCGGCGCGCCGGCGCTGAGCGGCAACGTGTCGGTGCTGCTGCTGATCGCGGACgagaacgacaacgcgccgcAGGTGCTGTACCCGCCGCCGGCCGCGGCGGCGTGGCGGGGCTCGGGCGCGGCGCGGTCGGTCGTGGAGCTGGCGCCGCGCTCGTCGCCGGCCGGCGCGCTGGTGGCCAAGGTGGTGGCGGTGGACGCGGACGCGGGTCAGAACGCGTGGCTGTCGTACGAGCTGGCCAAGGCCACGGAGCCGGGGCTGTTCCGCGTGGGGCCGCACAGCGGCGAGGTGCGCACGGCGCGCTCGCCGCTGGCCCGCGACGCGGCGCGCCACagcctggtggtgctggtgaaGGACCACGGGCGGCCGGCGCTGTCGGCCACGGCCACGCTGAGCGTGGTGCTGGCCGAGAGCGTGGCCGAGCTGCTGGCCGAGCTGGGCGGCGCGGCCGAcgaggcggcggcgccgggcgaGCCGGCCGGCAGCCTGACGCGCTGGCTCGTGCTGGCCGTGGCCGCCGTGTCCTGCCTCTTCCtcgccttcctgctgctgctgctggcgcTGCGCCTGCGCCGCTGGCGccgccagcagctgctgccgccCGACAGCGGCGCCTCCTTGCGCGGCGTGCCCGTCTCGCACTTCGTGGGCATCGACGGCGTGCGCGCCTTCCTGCAGTCCTACTCGCACGAGGTGTCGCTCACGGCCGACTCGCGCGAGAGCCGGCTGCGCTtctcggccgccgccgcctgctGCGACACCCTCCCGGCCCGCCCGCTGCCCGACGAGCCCGCGCCGCTGCTCGGGGACGAGGACCCTGCCGCCGCCCTTCCCGTCGATCCCGCCGCTCCCTCG TACAAGATCTTCTGA
- the LOC134049527 gene encoding protocadherin beta-15-like, translating into MAIARQVLCLSAFLSLPHARAEPIRYSVAEEAESGSLVGKLAEDAGLTPPQLSARRARLVSEDGRQHFRLERGSGRLLVAGRLDREELCGQAATCMLPFELLLSDPLQFFRVEVALHDINDHSPVFPEERVTFKIPELSEPGSRFPLEVARDRDIGSNTVQAYSISPENEYFTVSYGSLSDNDRSVELTLEKSLDREEQAEMSFTVIAEDGGSPPRSGTIQVNIIVLDVNDNAPVFTQKIYVGQVLENSPEGSVVLVVVAADRDIGLNGDITYEFSQAVIQSDNTFTIDSKSGEIKLSKPLDFEAAESHELSVRATDGGGLSAICKVLVEVVDVNDNAPELAVSSFSSPLAENAVPGTVVALFTVRDRDSGANGEISCALDHELVFSLRPAYKNYYELVTVSALDREHTAQYVLGVTAADAGSPPLSSTHTFTVAVSDVNDNAPVFNQTSYTMYVRENNVPAVLVGAVSAADADAGLNAKVTYSLAPVAAAERPPCSCVSVNSESGHVFVLRPLDYERLRQTEVTVSASDAGSPPLRANVTVRLVVLDENDNAPLVLYPAQDGSPAASELVPVAAEAGYLVTKVVAVDADSGQNSWLSYHLLRATEPGLFTVALQSGEVRLKRPPTERDSVKHKLLVLVTDNGKPPLSATAALSALLLKDFSDVRLPHGSPPPDHQGDSLTTYLIISLVFVSLLFLVSTAVFVARQACKRKELEPAHVLYAADNLQSGLADAAAAGTLPRAYCYEISLTTGSGDSEFKFLKPVLPSLPPQPCAAGQDPLEQEQDFPRVPVSTEDVAPDYAGTLSAPQFNALSFD; encoded by the coding sequence ATGGCGATCGCAAGGCAAGTGCTTTgtctctctgctttcctctcGCTGCCGCACGCTCGCGCCGAGCCCATCCGCTACTCCGTAGCCGAGGAGGCGGAAAGCGGCTCCCTGGTGGGCAAGCTGGCGGAGGACGCGGGGCTCACGCCGCCGCAGCTCTCGGCTCGCCGCGCCCGCCTGGTCTCGGAGGACGGCCGGCAGCATTTTCGCTTAGAGCGCGGCTCCGGCCGCCTCCTCGTGGCGGGGAGGCTGGACCGGGAGGAGCTGTGCGGCCAGGCCGCCACCTGCATGCTCCCCTTCGAGCTCCTGCTCTCCGACCCGCTGCAGTTCTTTCGGGTCGAGGTGGCTCTGCACGATATCAATGACCATTCACCCGTCTTCCCTGAGGAACGAGTTACCTTTAAGATTCCGGAGCTGAGCGAACCGGGCTCTCGTTTTCCTCTGGAGGTGGCTCGGGATCGCGATATAGGCAGCAACACAGTCCAGGCATACAGCATCTCTCCCGAGAACGAGTATTTCACTGTCTCTTATGGAAGCCTCAGTGACAATGACAGAAGTGTGGAGTTGACTTTGGAAAAGTCTCTAGACagagaggagcaggcagagatgAGTTTCACTGTTATCGCTGAGGACGGTGGCTCTCCTCCCAGGAGTGGGACCATCCAAGTCAACATTATTGTTCTAGACGTAAATGACAATGCTCCTGTCTTCACACAGAAAATCTACGTTGGGCAGGTTTTGGAAAACTCACCGGAAGGTTCTGTGGTTTTGGTTGTGGTTGCAGCTGATCGGGATATAGGACTTAATGGAGACATCACCTATGAGTTCAGCCAAGCGGTGATTCAGAGCGACAACACGTTCACAATTGACTCTAAGAGTGGTGAAATCAAACTCTCAAAACCTCTGGACTTCGAGGCAGCAGAATCTCACGAGCTGAGTGTAAGGGCCACAGACGGTGGGGGGCTCTCCGCAATCTGCAAAGTGTTGGTGGAGGTGGTGGATGTGAACGACAATGCCCCCGAGCTGGCGGTCAGCTCCTTCAGCAGTCCCCTCGCCGAGAACGCCGTGCCCGGCACCGTGGTTGCCCTGTTCACGGTCAGGGACCGCGACTCTGGTGCCAACGGCGAGATCTCGTGTGCCCTCGACCACGAGCTCGTGTTCTCCCTGCGGCCAGCCTACAAGAATTACTATGAGCTGGTGACAGTGAGCGCGCTGGACCGCGAGCACACGGCTCAGTACGTGCTCGGGGTCACGGCAGCAGACGcgggctctcctcctctctcGAGCACGCACACCTTCACCGTGGCCGTCTCGGACGTCAACGACAACGCCCCCGTCTTCAACCAGACGTCCTACACCATGTATGTGCGGGAGAACAACGTCCCCGCGGTGCTGGTGGGAGCCGTGAGCGCTGCAGATGCCGACGCGGGGCTCAATGCCAAGGTGACCTATTCCCTGGCGCCGGTGGCAGCGGCGGAGCGGCCGCCGTGCTCCTGCGTGTCGGTGAACTCTGAGAGCGGCCACGTGTTTGTGCTGCGGCCCCTGGACTACGAGCGCTTGAGGCAGACCGAGGTCACGGTGAGCGCCTCTGACGCGGGCTCTCCTCCCCTCAGAGCCAACGTCACCGTCCGCCTTGTCGTGCTGGACgagaacgacaacgcgccgcTCGTGCTCTACCCAGCCCAGGACGGCAGCCCGGCGGCCAGCGAGCTCGTGCCCGTGGCGGCCGAGGCGGGCTACCTGGTCACCAAAGTGGTGGCCGTCGATGCCGACTCCGGACAGAACTCCTGGCTCTCGTACCACCTGCTCAGGGCCACCGAGCCCGGCCTGTTCACCGTGGCTCTCCAGAGCGGCGAGGTGCGTCTCAAGAGGCCGCCGACCGAGAGGGACAGCGTGAAGCACAAGCTCCTCGTCCTGGTCACAGACAACGGCAAGCCCCCGCTCTCAGCCACCGCAGCTCTGAGCGCGCTCCTGCTCAAGGACTTCTCCGACGTGCGCCTCCCGCACGGCAGCCCGCCCCCAGACCATCAGGGCGACTCCCTCACCACCTATCTAATCATCTCCTTGGTCTTCGTCTCGCTCCTCTTCCTCGTCTCCACCGCCGTCTTTGTGGCTCGCCAGGCGTGCAAGAGGAAGGAGCTCGAGCCCGCCCATGTGCTTTACGCTGCCGACAACTTGCAGAGCGGCCTGGCCGATGCAGCCGCTGCAGGGACCCTGCCCCGCGCCTATTGCTACGAGATCAGCCTCACCACGGGCTCGGGCGACAGCGAGTTCAAATTCCTCAAGCCCgtcctgcccagcctgccccCACAGCCCTGCGCCGCGGGCCAGGACCCGCTTGAACAGGAACAGGATttcccccgtgtccctgtcAGCACAGAGGACGTGGCACCGGACTATGCTGGCACTCTCTCTGCTCCACAGTTCAACGCTCTTTCCTTTGACTAG